Proteins found in one Panicum hallii strain FIL2 chromosome 4, PHallii_v3.1, whole genome shotgun sequence genomic segment:
- the LOC112890891 gene encoding sulfiredoxin, chloroplastic/mitochondrial-like, translated as MASSSSLGLAMTPGVLLHRRVVTHASFIRGRGRSASGRRSRNLALSASSNGAAVPSLTSDSDKKGPVIMEIPLDKIRRPLMRTRANDPAKVQELMDSIRVIGLQVPIDVLEVDGVYYGFSGCHRYEAHQRLGLPTIRCKVRRGTKETLRHHMR; from the exons ATGGCGTCGAGCTCGAGCCTGGGTTTGGCGATGACCCCCGgcgtcctcctccaccgccgcgtGGTCACACACGCCTCCTTCATccggggaaggggaaggagcgCGAGCGGAAGAAGGAGCAGGAATCTGGCCCTCTCCGCTTCCTCCAACG GTGCAGCAGTTCCATCCCTGACAAGTGACTCGGATAAGAAGGGCCCTGTGATCATGGAAATTCCACTGGACAAGATCCGAAGGCCACTGATGCGAACACGTGCCAATGATCCAGCCAAGGTGCAAGAGCTCATGGACAGTATTCGTGTCATTGGCCTCCAAGTACCT ATTGATGTGCTAGAGGTTGATGGGGTCTACTATG GCTTCTCTGGATGCCACCGCTACGAGGCACACCAGCGCCTTGGTCTCCCAACCATCCGCTGCAAAGTCCGTCGAGGGACGAAAGAAACACTTAG GCACCATATGCGATGA
- the LOC112890613 gene encoding uncharacterized protein LOC112890613 encodes MLPRNSVSFGMVKAQSKEYSAFGGAVFLCSHLTRKESFNKKIFGLSPRCADFVEKVKAGTTLFLYDVEQCKLHGVFEATSNGAVNIIPDAYVSSGRRYPSQIRFKRIWFCKPLMEGEFRDAVQNYSIKNKFSYGLSHQQVAKLLHLFSSRNRLQLCQNPRLKDDLPRELETSLVKVTDVQSSPTSSSCGSFRSPCQTCSSSTLGDKLTDSASLVHRGLQSDISDVAKSKCSQPPLHTGADTAMVTIPSNQEAMHEKSTDDFIPLPQEEDTLEGVDDLFGLLKDESPSSESKGSSDSEDHTTFHHVCVRKEKEDGCYPPMLNSKLRSDSEGRTSVFSRLVKTHKTYIQGKRSKTEASPPRGAQSFNSLSQRKKKQKAQHSKPFPCHNDRMLFMPSSDRLNRLPASNHSFVWRRSTKYSGGKQNEIQTFLEPLLCEDGNKWDVSGKQPVRYNSCKNSFVPKGCSKLMDSCDNELNMPAVFPGEHDSSEVNVKEEMRTSSMNVKQRANESRVEGGDQDFYSEDVEGTGRKKRQATASFPQECPSDIALVPKGTKTSDMLGISDENLKEKGIILSCKDAHTQLARPYFETNVLLQDEQQQSFQGSFEYDEEITSDSSLILESSTIMDTLGKHGFGDKKTSLKDEMQSHVADGHLGTEISLQQNETQSIRSCHRVVNGDKILLMGKFETMDILPKHGEDCENKKSLPSDGSGRLVTSCNLETEMPLLQKQTANIQSCSEVVHDYEVLVPEISKVMFPKFDADSGNKGTSMGSGYPEEVCHLVKSYQETVPSDAAPVLEGCGPLINSPAFHGDSAEKIILLDETSEHLSTDHQGTVMLSQVEHYRSCCGDTSSVLEYSTVGTSAEDGDSEHKNSFDQKDDESLYLVTDSKDYRNTANTSSSDGSRSCAPTDDQECSKPMLLKEEPYQNFQGNSNSLDSFAVLSEGCGSKSGISVDRTSGHLVADLLGTSSESRTSFVNDSSNGPAGTFSTSAFAVENADHTTNGSEAYAEPPILQHDPGEAMEQL; translated from the exons ATGTTACCAAGGAATTCAGTGAGTTTTGGAATGGTGAAGGCACAGAGTAAGGAGTATTCAGCCTTTGGTGGTGCAGTTTTTCTGTGCAGCCATTTGACCAGGAAGGAGAGCTTTAACAAGAAAATCTTTGGCCTCTCTCCTCGCTGTGCTGATTTCGTAGAGAAAGTTAAAGCTGGCACAACTTTATTCTTATATGATGTTGAGCAGTGTAAGCTTCATGGGGtttttgaagcaacttcaaaTGGAGCTGTGAACATTATTCCTGATGCATATGTCTCATCAGGAAGGCGGTATCCTTCTCAG ATACGTTTCAAGAGGATTTGGTTTTGCAAGCCTTTGATGGAAGGTGAATTTCGAGATGCTGTCCAGAACTATTCCATAAAAAACAAGTTTAGCTATGGTTTGTCACATCAACAG GTTGCAAAGCTTCTTCACTTGTTTTCTTCACGGAACAGGTTGCAACTTTGTCAGAATCCAAGATTAAAAGATGACCTCCCAAGGGAGCTTGAAACTTCTCTGGTTAAAGTAACTGATGTGCAGTCCAGTCCAACCAGCAGTTCATGTGGTTCATTCAGAAGCCCCTGTCAAACATGTTCCTCGTCCACTCTGGGTGACAAATTAACTGATTCTGCGTCACTAGTTCACAGAGGACTGCAATCGGACATCTCTGATGTGGCTAAGTCCAAGTGCTCACAACCTCCCCTGCACACTGGAGCAGATACAGCAATGGTCACCATACCTAGCAACCAAGAAGCAATGCATGAAAAATCTACTGATGACTTTATACCACTTCCGCAGGAGGAAGATACTTTAGAAGGTGTTGATGATCTGTTTGGGTTGCTAAAAGATGAGAGCCCCTCTTCTGAATCTAAAGGTAGCAGTGACTCTGAAGACCATACTACTTTCCACCATGTTTGTGTTAGGAAGGAGAAGGAAGATGGATGCTACCCTCCCATGTTAAATTCAAAGCTCCGCTCTGACAGTGAAGGGCGAACAAGTGTGTTTTCTCGGTTAGTGAAAACACATAAAACTTATATCCAAGGAAAAAGGTCCAAGACCGAAGCATCTCCACCAAGAGGTGCTCAGTCTTTCAATTCCCTTTCTCAGAGGAAAAAAAAGCAGAAGGCACAGCATAGCAAGCCATTTCCATGTCATAATGATAGAATGCTGTTTATGCCTTCAAGTGATAGGCTGAACAGACTTCCAGCATCTAACCATTCATTTGTCTGGAGAAGATCCACCAAGTATTCTGGGGGGAAGCAGAATGAAATTCAGACGTTCCTAGAGCCATTGCTTTGTGAGGATGGAAATAAATGGGATGTATCTGGCAAACAACCTGTCAGATACAACAGTTGCAAAAATTCATTTGTTCCTAAAGGTTGCTCAAAGTTGATGGACTCATGTGACAATGAACTAAATATGCCCGCAGTGTTTCCTGGAGAACATGACAGCAGTGAGGTTAATGTTAAAGAAGAAATGAGAACCTCTTCCATGAATGTTAAGCAGCGTGCTAATGAATCACGTGTTGAAGGAGGGGATCAGGATTTTTACAGTGAGGATGTTGAGGGAACAGGAAGGAAGAAGAGGCAAGCAACAGCATCCTTCCCTCAAGAATGTCCAAGTGACATTGCATTGGTTCCTAAAGGCACCAAGACTTCGGATATGCTTGGAATATCTGATGAAAATCTTAAAGAGAAGGGCATCATTTTATCGTGTAAGGATGCACATACTCAGTTAGCTAGACCATATTTTGAAACCAACGTGCTCCTGCAAGATGAACAACAACAAAGCTTTCAAGGCTCCTTTGAATATGATGAAGAAATCACAAGTGATTCATCATTGATTCTTGAAAGTTCTACAATCATGGACACCCTGGGCAAGCATGGTTTTGGAGATAAGAAGACTTCGTTGAAAGATGAAATGCAGAGCCATGTGGCTGATGGTCATTTGGGAACTGAAATATCCCTCCAACAGAACGAAACCCAAAGCATTAGGAGCTGCCACAGAGTGGTTAATGGTGATAAAATATTGCTCATGGGAAAATTTGAAACCATGGATATCTTGCCCAAGCATGGTGAAGATTGTGAAAACAAGAAGAGTTTGCCTTCTGATGGAAGTGGTAGGCTTGTTACCTCTTGTAACCTTGAAACCGAAATGCCCCTGCTGCAGAAACAAACTGCAAATATTCAGAGCTGTTCTGAAGTAGTTCATGATTATGAAGTGTTGGTTCCAGAAATCTCTAAAGTGATGTTTCCCAAGTTCGATGCAGACTCTGGAAACAAGGGTACAAGTATGGGTTCTGGTTATCCAGAAGAGGTATGCCATCTTGTTAAAAGCTATCAAGAAACTGTGCCTAGTGATGCTGCACCAGTTCTTGAAGGCTGTGGGCCTCTTATTAACTCCCCAGCGTTCCATGGAGACAGTGCAGAAAAGATTATCTTATTGGATGAAACTTCAGAGCATCTGTCTACTGATCATCAAGGTACTGTTATGCTTTCTCAGGTCGAACATTACCGCAGCTGCTGTGGTGATACTTCATCTGTTCTGGAATATTCCACAGTGGGCACAAGTGCTGAGGATGGAGATAGTGAACACAAGAACTCATTTGATCAGAAAGATGATGAAAGTCTGTATTTGGTGACTGATTCAAAAGATTATAGAAACACTGCCAACACTTCCTCATCTGACGGAAGTCGCAGTTGCGCACCTACTGATGATCAGGAGTGCAGCAAACCAATGCTGCTTAAAGAGGAGCCATACCAAAATTTCCAAGGCAACTCTAATTCTCTGGACTCCTTTGCAGTCTTATCTGAAGGCTGTGGAAGCAAGAGTGGGATATCAGTCGATAGAACATCTGGCCATCTGGTTGCTGATCTTCTGGGAACGAGCTCGGAGTCCAGAACAAGTTTCGTCAATGACTCTTCAAATGGACCTGCCGGGACTTTCAGTACCTCTGCTTTCGCTGTTGAAAATGCAGACCACACCACCAACGGATCGGAAGCCTACGCAGAGCCGCCCATACTTCAGCATGATCCTGGGGAAGCGATGGAACAGCTGTGA